In Lagopus muta isolate bLagMut1 chromosome 32, bLagMut1 primary, whole genome shotgun sequence, the following proteins share a genomic window:
- the LOC125686119 gene encoding uncharacterized protein LOC125686119 isoform X9, translating into MALCAACASPKRFPCGRRERMKEAEGPFLGAGSSVASCLPERRAARWAQGVPSSCRPVPCPAAPSSCYVERHGQQCGCHFRTFAASQPSPWSPLPRPTHSPLRALAAMSGAKRARGEACPISNRKGELGAPEAKRRRGAAFKIKRRRKEKRVRFHRAWTSAVTTSVEPMEVDPPPDEPMEVDPPPDEPMEVDPPAAQLAWHHTTVPGPASAPSHRRWSRRSAPYPLRGPRPQH; encoded by the coding sequence atggcgctgtgtgctgcgtgtgccagccccaagagattcccgtgtggaagaagggagaggatgaaggaggccgagggcccttttctcggggccggctcctctgtggcctcttgcttgccggagagaagggctgcccgctgggcacagggggtgccttctagctgccgtcccgtgccctgtcctgcagccccctcctcatgctatgtggaacgccatggccagcagtgcggctgccattttagaaccttcgccgcatcacagccgtcaccttggtcaccgctgccccggccaacgcactcgcctctgagagctctggcagccatgtcaggagcaaagagagcgaggggcgaagCTTGCCCAATTTCCAataggaagggagagctgggggccccagaagcgaagaggaggaggggggccgcctttaagatcaagcggaggaggaaggaaaagagagtgcgtttccatcgcgcctggaccagcgctgtgaccacctccgtggagcccatggaggtggatccacctccggatgagcccatggaggtggatccacctccggatgagcccatggaggtggatccgcctgcggcacagctggcctggcaccacaccaccgtgccaggccccgcatcggcgccgtcccaccgccgctggtccaggcgctcggctccctacccgctgcgcggcccccgcccccagcattag
- the LOC125686123 gene encoding protein MANBAL-like yields MAAELHFSPREIPEPALMENVLRSGLFFGAVFQLVCVLAITLPVPKCPETDWDGLESKTWETVKKPKASAAQLSKKAKKESKKKR; encoded by the exons aTGGCCGCTGAACTGCATTTCTCGCCCCGTGAGATCCCTGAGCCCGcgctgatggagaacgtgctgcgctccGGCCTCTTCTTTGGAGCCGTTTTCCAGCTGGTGTGCGTGCTGGCCATAaccctgccagttcccaagtgcccagagaca gactgggacggcttggagtctaagacttgggagacggtgaagaaaccaaaggcaagtgctgcacagctaagcaagaaagccaagaaggaaagcaaaaagaaacggtga
- the LOC125686119 gene encoding uncharacterized protein LOC125686119 isoform X4: protein MALCAACASPKRFPCGRRERMKEAEGPFLGAGSSVASCLPERRAARWAQGVPSSCRPVPCPAAPSSCYVERHGQQCGCHFRTFAASQPSPWSPLPRPTHSPLRALAAMSGAKRARGEACPISNRKGELGAPEAKRRRGAAFKIKRRRKEKRVRFHRAWTSAVTTSVEPMEVDPPLDEPMEVDPPPDEPMEVDPPPDEPMEVDPPAAQLAWHHTTVPGPASAPSHRRWSRRSAPYPLRGPRPQH from the coding sequence atggcgctgtgtgctgcgtgtgccagccccaagagattcccgtgtggaagaagggagaggatgaaggaggccgagggcccttttctcggggccggctcctctgtggcctcttgcttgccggagagaagggctgcccgctgggcacagggggtgccttctagctgccgtcccgtgccctgtcctgcagccccctcctcatgctatgtggaacgccatggccagcagtgcggctgccattttagaaccttcgccgcatcacagccgtcaccttggtcaccgctgccccggccaacgcactcgcctctgagagctctggcagccatgtcaggagcaaagagagcgaggggcgaagCTTGCCCAATTTCCAataggaagggagagctgggggccccagaagcgaagaggaggaggggggccgcctttaagatcaagcggaggaggaaggaaaagagagtgcgtttccatcgcgcctggaccagcgctgtgaccacctccgtggagcccatggaggtggatccacctctggatgagcccatggaggtggatccacctccggatgagcccatggaggtggatccacctccggatgagcccatggaggtggatccgcctgcggcacagctggcctggcaccacaccaccgtgccaggccccgcatcggcgccgtcccaccgccgctggtccaggcgctcggctccctatccgctgcgcggcccccgcccccagcattag
- the LOC125686119 gene encoding uncharacterized protein LOC125686119 isoform X3: MALCAACASPKRFPCGRRERMKEAEGPFLGAGSSVASCLPERRAARWAQGVPSSCRPVPCPAAPSSCYVERHGQQCGCHFRTFAASQPSPWSPLPRPTHSPLRALAAMSGAKRARGEACPISNRKGELGAPEAKRRRGAAFKIKRRRKEKRVRFHRAWTSAVTTSVEPMEVDPPPDEPMEVDPPPDEPMEVDPPPDEPMEVDPPAAQLAWHHTTVPGPASAPSHRRWSRRSAPYPLRGPRPQH; the protein is encoded by the coding sequence atggcgctgtgtgctgcgtgtgccagccccaagagattcccgtgtggaagaagggagaggatgaaggaggccgagggcccttttctcggggccggctcctctgtggcctcttgcttgccggagagaagggctgcccgctgggcacagggggtgccttctagctgccgtcccgtgccctgtcctgcagccccctcctcatgctatgtggaacgccatggccagcagtgcggctgccattttagaaccttcgccgcatcacagccgtcaccttggtcaccgctgccccggccaacgcactcgcctctgagagctctggcagccatgtcaggagcaaagagagcgaggggcgaagCTTGCCCAATTTCCAataggaagggagagctgggggccccagaagcgaagaggaggaggggggccgcctttaagatcaagcggaggaggaaggaaaagagagtgcgtttccatcgcgcctggaccagcgctgtgaccacctccgtggagcccatggaggtggatccacctccggatgagcccatggaggtggatccacctccggatgagcccatggaggtggatccacctccggatgagcccatggaggtggatccgcctgcggcacagctggcctggcaccacaccaccgtgccaggccccgcatcggcgccgtcccaccgccgctggtccaggcgctcggctccctatccgctgcgcggcccccgcccccagcattag